The following proteins are encoded in a genomic region of Nitrospirota bacterium:
- a CDS encoding oligosaccharide flippase family protein: MQKFLTKETIIESARIILFFTIIQYVIQIARGVIFARLLGPSEYGVFTLAFFFIPFIVTFAKLGIPSSYERYVHQYEIKGELRDFFKKTCLLTVWVSVFFTFCCLLFPKQISEILYASTNYKSIIILCALTVPPYVLYENFMGFFNGLRIFKISNFLVFSQFFIYSILGIVLVLLYRDVKSIVVANLVSFIIVSLAFGFIIWKYILSSNSQNSTIKENNFYSKIFRYSTWFVVTPVMLAMLSYTDRFLLNRFTGLREVGVYSVAMNFTGILFMFGNIVGRVLLPSLSKIWEQNQRDRAMFMLNFTTKVNTLILLGAYIVLVLLRKPVMSLLYGSQYLEGTSVIGLLAVYWIYNSIFWIIKGYGELIEKTYFSFIGCLIGLPVSILLNYLLIPRYNMIGAAIASTVTFAIILTIIFALNNKSGMKIDYRTVLVCLLPGILILDNMGLIVSSLIVIVLIFKSELILDKHEKSLFCEQLKKAVKLKQATT, from the coding sequence ATGCAGAAATTTTTAACAAAAGAAACTATTATTGAGTCTGCGCGTATTATTTTATTCTTTACAATAATTCAGTATGTAATCCAAATTGCCAGAGGTGTTATATTTGCGAGACTGCTTGGTCCCAGTGAATATGGTGTATTTACTTTGGCTTTTTTCTTTATCCCCTTTATAGTAACTTTTGCTAAACTTGGAATTCCTTCATCTTATGAAAGATATGTTCATCAATATGAGATAAAAGGCGAATTACGTGATTTTTTCAAAAAAACTTGCTTATTGACAGTATGGGTAAGTGTTTTTTTTACTTTTTGCTGCTTGTTGTTTCCTAAACAGATATCCGAAATTTTATATGCTTCAACCAACTATAAAAGCATAATTATTCTATGCGCCTTAACAGTTCCTCCATATGTGTTATATGAGAATTTTATGGGGTTCTTCAATGGATTGAGAATATTTAAGATCAGTAATTTTCTGGTATTTAGCCAGTTTTTTATCTACAGTATTTTGGGAATCGTCTTAGTATTGCTTTATCGTGATGTTAAGTCTATCGTTGTAGCTAATCTGGTCTCATTCATTATTGTATCACTTGCATTTGGATTCATTATCTGGAAATATATACTTAGTTCTAATTCTCAAAATTCGACGATTAAGGAAAATAATTTTTACAGCAAAATATTTAGATATTCAACCTGGTTTGTTGTAACTCCCGTTATGCTTGCAATGTTAAGTTATACTGACCGCTTTTTACTTAATCGTTTTACCGGCTTGCGAGAAGTTGGCGTCTATTCTGTTGCTATGAATTTCACAGGTATTCTGTTTATGTTTGGAAATATCGTAGGACGTGTGTTATTACCGAGCTTGAGCAAGATATGGGAACAGAACCAAAGAGATAGAGCAATGTTTATGCTGAATTTTACCACAAAAGTTAATACCTTAATTCTCCTGGGAGCATATATTGTTTTAGTACTACTAAGAAAGCCGGTCATGTCATTGCTTTACGGGAGTCAATATTTAGAAGGAACAAGCGTGATAGGTTTATTAGCTGTTTATTGGATATATAACAGTATATTTTGGATAATAAAGGGGTATGGAGAACTTATTGAAAAAACCTATTTCTCTTTTATTGGCTGCCTGATTGGGTTACCAGTAAGCATCCTTTTGAATTATTTATTAATCCCCCGCTATAACATGATAGGCGCTGCTATTGCTTCAACGGTTACATTTGCTATAATTCTAACAATAATATTTGCATTGAATAATAAATCTGGAATGAAAATAGATTACAGAACTGTTTTAGTTTGTCTATTGCCCGGCATATTGATTTTAGATAATATGGGATTGATTGTTTCCTCACTGATAGTGATCGTCCTGATCTTCAAATCCGAACTTATATTGGACAAGCATGAGAAAAGTCTTTTTTGCGAACAGTTGAAAAAGGCAGTTAAATTAAAGCAGGCAACCACTTAA
- a CDS encoding glycosyltransferase family 4 protein, with protein MHVKKILLISEALCAPFDEGFKNVVFSLCKQLESKENVMIVTKAENKTDDLKVTKVVLNKFLLNKNLKSILTTYSPDIVLYIPFASYSLGSFLRAKILKLMSKNSKVLMLGIQHRALSPVIRALIANFLSPDLLLLLKKTPQGFFNEEKLKMKILPPAVDSDKFRPVIKKEKDAIRAAYNIPDNKKIVLHVGHIKASRNIESLIEVQGLHNIQVVVVGSSSMGVDNNIKKKLEEKGVVVLDGYVNDVSRLYKMADLYVFPVLYDTAAIDMPLSVLEAMACNLPVITTRFGGLVNFFKEDPGLMYFETTEELIALIKNLNNMEEYNNRRKIEPFTWGRFSDEIMATCEEVV; from the coding sequence ATGCACGTTAAAAAAATACTCCTTATCTCGGAAGCCTTATGTGCCCCTTTTGACGAAGGCTTTAAGAATGTTGTGTTTTCATTATGCAAGCAGCTTGAGTCAAAAGAGAATGTCATGATAGTGACCAAAGCAGAGAACAAGACAGACGATTTGAAAGTTACTAAAGTTGTTTTAAATAAGTTTTTATTAAATAAAAATTTAAAATCGATTCTGACAACTTACTCCCCAGATATTGTGCTTTATATTCCTTTCGCGTCTTATTCGCTTGGCAGTTTTTTAAGGGCGAAGATTTTGAAGTTGATGAGCAAGAACTCAAAGGTGCTGATGCTGGGAATTCAACATAGGGCGCTTTCCCCTGTAATAAGAGCGTTAATAGCAAATTTTTTAAGCCCTGATCTTTTACTTCTTTTAAAAAAAACTCCACAGGGTTTTTTTAATGAAGAGAAGTTGAAGATGAAGATATTACCGCCTGCAGTGGACAGCGATAAATTTCGCCCTGTAATAAAAAAGGAGAAGGACGCAATACGCGCGGCATATAACATTCCGGACAATAAAAAGATTGTTTTGCATGTTGGTCATATTAAGGCAAGCAGAAATATCGAATCCCTGATTGAGGTTCAGGGACTTCATAATATCCAGGTTGTTGTTGTTGGCAGTTCTTCAATGGGAGTAGATAATAATATAAAAAAGAAGCTGGAGGAAAAAGGGGTTGTCGTATTGGATGGTTATGTTAATGATGTTTCAAGACTTTACAAGATGGCAGATCTCTACGTTTTTCCTGTATTGTATGATACTGCCGCAATAGATATGCCCCTGTCGGTTCTTGAGGCAATGGCATGTAACCTTCCGGTTATCACAACGCGGTTTGGCGGGTTGGTAAATTTTTTCAAGGAAGATCCGGGGCTTATGTATTTTGAGACTACTGAAGAATTAATTGCATTAATTAAGAATCTCAACAACATGGAAGAATATAATAATAGAAGAAAAATAGAGCCATTTACATGGGGTAGATTTTCGGACGAAATCATGGCGACTTGTGAAGAAGTTGTATGA
- a CDS encoding acyltransferase — MLEQLIHSYESVKMPVENPDAVNLIILALLVCIAVFSLRRTESASFLDRDQTDQLKGIAILLIMLGHLWVHVSQKKAGLIMSGDGLALFLMLSGYGLTRSIQKRVPTFRDFMSRRVNRVMLPYWIVSFFLLFLDYALLEKSYSLKDIALTLIGINVTQTTQHIDYVRWFMTFLLFWYAVFYITVSRISSKKPAIFLIICAMVLFVAERRLGWYQLFAFPVGCAIGQYHGKIQALFMKENKKIFISAAAVFIVVLISKIYVLNYLGKHWRYDIFKAVDELVSILFNSSLIIMTAFYSYKNYYSVFLRFCGSVSYELFLLHGYFMIKYNPSFGLMNVTMLPVTFFIFLSLVLSLSYITHKITVIKCA, encoded by the coding sequence ATGTTAGAACAATTGATCCATAGTTATGAATCTGTAAAAATGCCGGTAGAGAATCCGGATGCTGTCAATTTAATTATCCTTGCACTCCTGGTATGCATTGCTGTCTTCTCTCTCAGGAGAACTGAAAGCGCTTCATTTTTGGACAGGGACCAAACTGACCAGCTTAAGGGGATTGCTATCTTATTAATTATGTTAGGCCACCTGTGGGTGCATGTGTCTCAAAAAAAAGCCGGGTTGATAATGAGCGGGGACGGTCTTGCATTATTCCTGATGCTATCTGGTTATGGATTGACCAGGTCTATCCAGAAGAGGGTTCCGACATTCAGGGATTTCATGTCCCGCAGGGTAAACAGGGTGATGCTGCCTTATTGGATTGTGAGTTTCTTCCTTTTATTTTTGGATTATGCCCTACTTGAAAAGTCATACTCCTTGAAAGATATTGCTTTAACCCTGATTGGAATAAATGTTACCCAAACTACGCAACACATTGACTATGTAAGATGGTTTATGACTTTTCTTCTGTTTTGGTACGCTGTTTTTTATATCACGGTATCAAGAATAAGCAGCAAAAAACCCGCCATTTTCCTGATCATATGCGCTATGGTACTCTTTGTGGCTGAAAGACGTTTAGGCTGGTACCAGTTATTTGCGTTCCCGGTCGGATGCGCTATCGGACAATATCATGGAAAGATCCAGGCTCTTTTCATGAAAGAAAATAAAAAAATATTTATTTCCGCAGCAGCGGTGTTTATAGTTGTGCTCATAAGCAAGATATACGTTCTGAACTACCTCGGTAAGCATTGGCGCTATGATATTTTTAAAGCCGTGGATGAATTAGTGAGCATCTTGTTTAATAGCTCGTTAATTATAATGACAGCTTTTTATAGTTACAAAAATTATTACAGTGTTTTCTTGCGTTTTTGCGGGTCGGTATCTTATGAACTTTTTCTTTTACACGGTTACTTTATGATCAAATATAATCCTTCTTTTGGATTAATGAATGTAACTATGCTGCCGGTTACTTTTTTCATTTTTCTAAGTCTGGTTCTATCGTTATCCTATATCACTCATAAAATCACGGTCATTAAGTGTGCCTGA
- a CDS encoding glycosyltransferase, which yields MKKTNILFLLLSFNLGGTENHMFQIISNLDRKKFNPVVCCLYDFGSLGMKLVNENEGIEVYYNLMQSKWDVSGVWKLLRIMKKNNTDILFMINSPLTVVWGILCAKLTGVGACITRMTIAKPTPISHATRWRIINKTVLASPLIDMIIAQADSHKKILIEDEGIKPQKMEVVYNGVDIERFQQPVDKATLRAKIGLNPYFSVVGIVARLSIEKGHTVFLQAARKILTAYPDVYFLIVGDGKQRGELEEMTRDLGIESNVFFLGAIIDIHQVISLFDVAVMPSDFEAVSNAILEYMAASKPVVATGVGSTPEIVVDRETGYLIPCGDADALAEAVLRLLKDKGLAENMGRAGRKKVEEKFTLRKMIERYESIFTSLSR from the coding sequence ATGAAGAAAACTAACATCTTGTTTTTGTTGTTGTCATTCAACTTGGGTGGAACAGAAAACCATATGTTCCAGATAATATCAAATTTAGACAGAAAAAAATTCAACCCGGTTGTCTGCTGTCTTTATGATTTCGGCTCACTGGGGATGAAGCTTGTAAACGAGAATGAAGGGATTGAAGTTTATTACAATTTAATGCAAAGCAAATGGGATGTTTCCGGGGTGTGGAAGTTATTGCGCATTATGAAAAAAAATAATACGGATATCCTTTTTATGATTAATTCCCCGCTGACAGTTGTCTGGGGTATTTTATGCGCTAAACTAACAGGAGTCGGCGCCTGCATTACGAGAATGACAATAGCAAAGCCGACTCCAATTTCACACGCTACTCGATGGAGAATTATAAATAAAACAGTTTTGGCGTCACCATTAATAGACATGATAATCGCTCAGGCAGATTCGCACAAAAAAATACTAATTGAGGATGAAGGGATTAAGCCGCAAAAAATGGAAGTAGTTTATAACGGCGTTGACATAGAGCGATTTCAGCAGCCTGTTGACAAGGCAACATTAAGAGCAAAGATCGGTCTTAACCCATATTTCTCTGTCGTTGGAATAGTTGCCAGGTTATCAATAGAAAAAGGGCATACCGTATTTTTACAAGCGGCCAGAAAAATTTTAACTGCATATCCTGATGTTTATTTTCTTATTGTCGGCGATGGGAAGCAAAGAGGTGAATTAGAAGAGATGACGAGGGACCTGGGGATCGAGTCAAACGTATTTTTTTTAGGCGCAATAATAGATATTCATCAGGTTATTTCTCTGTTTGATGTAGCTGTTATGCCTTCAGATTTTGAAGCTGTATCAAATGCAATACTGGAATACATGGCTGCTTCCAAGCCTGTAGTTGCTACCGGTGTTGGCAGCACACCCGAAATAGTTGTTGATCGTGAAACAGGATATTTAATCCCGTGCGGCGATGCTGACGCGTTGGCGGAAGCAGTGTTAAGGCTGCTGAAAGACAAGGGCCTTGCTGAAAATATGGGGAGGGCGGGAAGAAAAAAAGTGGAAGAGAAATTTACCCTCCGAAAAATGATAGAGAGATATGAATCTATTTTTACAAGTCTATCGCGATGA
- a CDS encoding aspartate 1-decarboxylase — MKCLLLKSAIIEASVIEADLNYIGSITIDEDLVEKANLRSGDHVLVTDHTNGNRLETYVIVGKRGSGIICMNGAAAHLINKGDKVTIMTFTWANEKLIPQFLLVDERNKFVKYM; from the coding sequence ATGAAATGCTTATTGCTGAAATCAGCCATAATAGAAGCCAGTGTTATAGAAGCTGATTTAAATTATATCGGGAGTATTACAATTGATGAGGACCTTGTAGAAAAAGCCAACCTGAGATCTGGAGACCATGTCTTAGTGACTGATCACACCAACGGCAACCGGTTAGAAACATACGTCATCGTAGGGAAAAGAGGTTCAGGTATTATTTGTATGAACGGGGCCGCTGCTCACCTGATCAATAAGGGTGACAAGGTGACCATCATGACATTTACCTGGGCTAATGAAAAATTGATACCTCAATTTTTACTCGTCGATGAACGCAATAAATTTGTCAAATATATGTAG
- a CDS encoding aspartate 1-decarboxylase codes for MHPSLVKNVIYPAYRFLRRDNVFPTLREFEKNQWLSRDELKELQWVKLKRLLDYAYKNVPYYTNVFNELGLKPENINDADDFNKIPILTKEEIRNNSNKMITLDESRKGEAGNTGGSTGEPLYFYKDVSSSNYSKANMIRLNKWCGINIGDKEAAFWGTPFDISRSKKISEKIKMSMQNVIFLSTFDMSEKSMLQYAQTLRRFKPKILRGYPSALFAFADFLKKNNIAYVKPKIIILTGEKSFSFQKELIEEVFGNIVYDRYGSNEFPNIAHECADHHGLHLINDMYYIEFLNDNLPARKGEVGEIVITDLHNYYMPFIRYRVGDFGVVSDAQCSCGRVFPLMEKVEGRSFDMIVTPSGKSLGGFFWTYMSRSVPGIKQFQVIQKEKNSVTMKIVPDKDFKMESTKLLEKEIKEKAGQNFVVNFNIVDEIPLTPSGKLRFIVSDISQERLAMKSKIHKATVTEMNAHPFDSITIDEELMEKVNLKEYEKVLVVNNINGSRLETYVMKGKRGSGIISMNGATTHLVDKGHEIIIISFAWTDGDMKPQAVLVDKNNKFVQYLEGGEF; via the coding sequence ATGCATCCATCACTGGTCAAAAATGTAATTTATCCTGCGTACAGATTTTTACGCCGCGACAACGTATTTCCCACATTGAGGGAATTTGAGAAGAATCAATGGCTGTCGAGGGATGAGTTAAAAGAGCTGCAGTGGGTGAAATTAAAACGCTTGCTGGACTATGCCTACAAAAATGTCCCATATTATACAAATGTATTTAATGAATTAGGACTAAAACCTGAAAATATTAACGACGCGGATGATTTCAATAAAATACCAATACTAACCAAGGAAGAAATTAGAAATAATAGCAATAAAATGATCACCCTGGATGAAAGCCGGAAAGGCGAGGCTGGGAACACCGGCGGTTCAACCGGGGAACCTCTCTATTTTTATAAGGATGTGAGTTCCAGCAATTATTCGAAAGCAAACATGATCCGGCTGAATAAATGGTGCGGCATAAATATAGGTGATAAGGAAGCGGCTTTCTGGGGGACCCCCTTCGATATAAGCAGGAGCAAAAAGATATCTGAAAAGATTAAAATGTCCATGCAAAATGTTATCTTCCTGTCAACGTTTGACATGTCAGAAAAATCAATGCTTCAATATGCTCAGACGCTTAGAAGATTTAAACCGAAAATTCTGCGAGGATACCCGTCGGCCCTGTTTGCTTTTGCGGATTTCCTGAAAAAAAACAATATTGCCTACGTCAAGCCGAAGATAATTATTTTGACCGGTGAAAAATCGTTCTCTTTTCAAAAGGAATTAATAGAAGAAGTATTTGGCAACATCGTTTATGACCGGTATGGGAGTAACGAATTTCCAAATATTGCGCATGAATGCGCAGATCATCATGGATTACATCTTATTAATGACATGTATTATATTGAATTTTTGAACGACAATTTACCGGCCCGGAAAGGGGAAGTAGGTGAAATAGTCATCACTGATCTGCATAACTATTACATGCCATTTATACGATATAGAGTTGGAGACTTTGGAGTTGTATCGGATGCGCAATGCAGTTGCGGCCGAGTATTTCCATTGATGGAGAAAGTCGAGGGAAGGTCTTTTGACATGATTGTGACCCCATCCGGTAAAAGCCTTGGAGGGTTTTTCTGGACATACATGTCGCGCTCTGTCCCAGGGATAAAACAATTTCAAGTTATTCAAAAAGAAAAAAACAGCGTAACAATGAAAATTGTTCCTGACAAGGATTTTAAAATGGAATCTACGAAACTCCTTGAAAAAGAAATTAAGGAGAAAGCCGGTCAAAACTTCGTGGTTAACTTTAACATTGTTGATGAAATCCCATTAACTCCTTCAGGGAAGCTCAGGTTTATTGTTTCGGACATATCGCAGGAGCGCTTGGCCATGAAATCAAAGATCCATAAAGCAACCGTTACTGAAATGAATGCGCATCCCTTTGACAGTATAACAATTGACGAAGAACTGATGGAGAAGGTCAATTTGAAGGAATATGAAAAGGTTTTGGTTGTAAATAATATAAACGGTTCGCGCTTGGAGACTTATGTCATGAAAGGGAAAAGAGGCTCCGGAATTATCTCGATGAACGGAGCAACCACTCATTTGGTTGACAAAGGACATGAGATTATCATTATATCGTTTGCCTGGACTGATGGAGACATGAAGCCTCAAGCTGTTCTTGTTGACAAGAATAATAAATTTGTTCAATACCTTGAAGGGGGTGAATTCTAA
- a CDS encoding polysaccharide deacetylase family protein, producing MLKLNNMKSPAVPVIMYHNIGVVTPGWIWNDLICPWELFEQQLLQLKRHNMNTISLQQLYDHRKNKTELPHRPIVLTFDDGYLDNWVFAYPLLKKYGFKGTIFVNPEFVDPRCIVRTSLLNVWNNEGDIEHLESKGFLSWEELKLMEDEGVMDIQSHSMSHTWYFTDETIIDFHHPGNNNYPWLFWNRHPERKSFYMTENQEHFVPYGAPIYKNGRSLGVKRYFEDEEFSRFMAHFVRTQGADFFKEQDWREKLFRQAEHYKSHKGLKGRFETDNEQKERYEYELMESRKLLEDKLKKKVEFLCWPGGALNDQSLQTAREAGYVSTTLLYDEIKVKNALGEDASEINRTGSSYAFFWRDRLISYTEPGFFIANIKYFQGHQIYLWIKRLYKIRYLIKFAIKKLLYGGKT from the coding sequence GTGCTAAAATTGAATAATATGAAATCTCCTGCTGTCCCGGTAATTATGTATCACAATATTGGCGTTGTAACCCCCGGTTGGATATGGAATGATTTAATCTGTCCCTGGGAATTGTTTGAGCAGCAATTGCTTCAGTTGAAAAGGCACAATATGAATACTATTTCTTTGCAGCAGCTCTACGACCACAGGAAGAACAAAACGGAATTGCCTCACAGGCCTATTGTCTTGACATTCGATGATGGTTATCTGGATAACTGGGTATTTGCATACCCCTTATTAAAAAAATATGGATTTAAAGGGACTATATTTGTGAACCCTGAATTTGTTGATCCCCGTTGTATTGTGCGGACTAGCTTATTAAATGTATGGAATAACGAAGGTGATATTGAACATTTGGAATCCAAAGGATTTCTTTCATGGGAAGAACTAAAACTTATGGAAGATGAAGGGGTGATGGACATTCAGTCGCATTCCATGTCTCATACATGGTATTTTACTGATGAGACAATTATTGACTTTCATCATCCCGGCAACAATAATTACCCGTGGCTTTTCTGGAATCGTCATCCTGAAAGAAAGAGTTTTTATATGACTGAAAACCAGGAACATTTCGTGCCGTACGGCGCCCCTATTTACAAAAATGGAAGATCGCTGGGAGTAAAAAGATATTTTGAAGATGAAGAGTTCTCCAGGTTTATGGCGCATTTTGTAAGAACTCAAGGAGCAGACTTTTTTAAAGAACAAGACTGGAGAGAAAAATTATTTCGCCAGGCTGAGCATTATAAATCTCATAAAGGATTAAAAGGAAGGTTCGAAACGGACAATGAGCAGAAAGAGCGATATGAATATGAGCTCATGGAGAGCAGGAAGCTACTGGAAGATAAACTCAAAAAAAAAGTCGAATTTCTTTGCTGGCCTGGAGGGGCATTGAATGATCAGTCGTTACAAACAGCCAGGGAAGCCGGTTATGTTTCTACGACATTACTTTATGACGAGATAAAAGTGAAAAATGCTTTAGGAGAGGATGCGTCAGAAATTAACCGCACAGGTTCTTCGTATGCATTTTTCTGGCGTGATCGCTTAATTTCATATACCGAGCCAGGCTTTTTTATTGCTAATATAAAATATTTTCAGGGTCATCAAATATATCTTTGGATTAAGAGGCTGTATAAGATTAGGTACTTGATAAAATTCGCAATTAAGAAATTGCTCTATGGAGGGAAAACCTGA
- a CDS encoding glycosyltransferase family 4 protein yields MSEKIKILHIFNSFFVGGMESNLLNFFNNADFSRFDHYIFVTQDEGPLKELFHKLPIKIITLKCTPKRYFYCLPVGYYFCKKNRINIIHGHNYWLYRYAYFLSILTKIPLFTSNYGLGKWKKKWDLFLESRIFSRARINIAISNVVLEKEISLVKKIDNPGRKFKLVYPIIKDISEKNLLMYNKEVIKQKLGITNDKPVLTIIGRIDRLKGHRLALDAVGKINQDAIKVNLLIVGPMSDPTVFKENDFDKEYIRYLNYYEQLEEIWAISDFFLISSISEGTPLVLVEYFAIGKPVIASDISGNKELIKDNWNGFLFKAGDVDSLVERIKSVIENKNIHEIQNNARKYYLDNLLPEKLVQDIEGYYSDEYLAAAP; encoded by the coding sequence GTGAGTGAGAAAATAAAAATCCTGCACATCTTTAATTCATTTTTTGTAGGGGGCATGGAGTCGAATCTTCTGAATTTTTTCAATAATGCTGATTTTAGCAGATTTGATCACTATATTTTTGTCACTCAAGATGAGGGTCCCCTCAAAGAGCTGTTCCATAAGCTGCCTATAAAGATTATCACATTAAAATGTACTCCTAAACGATATTTCTACTGCCTGCCAGTCGGCTATTATTTTTGTAAAAAAAATCGCATTAACATTATACACGGGCACAATTACTGGCTGTACCGGTATGCATACTTTCTTTCAATTCTGACTAAAATACCTCTTTTCACTTCAAACTATGGTCTTGGAAAATGGAAAAAAAAGTGGGACCTGTTTCTGGAGTCCAGAATATTCAGCCGGGCCAGAATCAATATAGCCATTTCAAATGTAGTTTTGGAGAAAGAAATTTCTCTGGTTAAGAAAATAGATAATCCCGGACGGAAATTCAAATTGGTCTACCCGATAATCAAAGACATTTCTGAAAAAAACTTATTGATGTACAATAAAGAAGTGATTAAGCAAAAACTCGGCATAACCAATGATAAACCCGTTTTAACAATTATTGGAAGGATTGATAGACTTAAAGGCCACCGTCTTGCCCTCGATGCGGTCGGTAAGATTAATCAAGATGCAATAAAAGTGAATTTGCTGATTGTCGGGCCGATGAGTGACCCCACCGTGTTTAAAGAAAATGATTTCGATAAAGAATACATTAGGTATTTGAACTATTATGAACAGTTGGAAGAAATCTGGGCTATATCAGACTTTTTTTTGATCTCGTCAATTTCAGAGGGAACGCCTCTTGTCCTGGTTGAATATTTTGCCATCGGTAAACCGGTCATTGCCAGTGATATCAGCGGGAATAAGGAATTAATAAAGGATAACTGGAACGGCTTTCTATTTAAGGCGGGCGATGTTGATTCATTAGTCGAAAGAATTAAATCAGTTATTGAAAATAAAAATATTCACGAAATTCAGAATAACGCCCGGAAATATTATTTGGACAATCTTTTACCCGAAAAGCTTGTGCAAGATATTGAGGGTTATTATTCCGATGAATACTTAGCGGCAGCGCCTTAA
- a CDS encoding NTP transferase domain-containing protein, which yields MQAVILAGGKGTRLRPYTTILPKPMMPIGEKPILEIIINKLVEGGVKKIIISVGYLAGIIQAYFGNGERFGVEIKYFIETEPLGTVGCLALIKNLEEEFIVTNGDVLTDLRFTDLIGNHKKSGKRVTICSYKKEVPISLGVLELHGSDVRDYIEKPTYSFYVSMGIYVINRGIVGNIPQKQYFDFPTLIKKLISLKEPINVYKFGGEWYDIGREEDYKQVLEKMAGE from the coding sequence ATGCAGGCAGTTATATTAGCCGGCGGCAAAGGCACCAGGCTCAGGCCTTATACGACAATCTTACCGAAACCTATGATGCCTATCGGCGAAAAACCGATACTCGAAATTATAATTAATAAACTGGTTGAAGGTGGCGTCAAGAAAATCATAATATCTGTTGGTTACTTGGCCGGCATTATTCAGGCTTATTTCGGAAACGGCGAGAGATTCGGAGTTGAGATCAAATACTTTATTGAAACAGAACCCCTTGGCACCGTAGGATGCCTGGCACTCATAAAGAATTTAGAAGAAGAATTTATCGTAACAAACGGTGATGTATTAACAGATTTAAGATTTACTGATTTGATAGGGAATCATAAGAAGTCGGGAAAGAGGGTCACGATATGCTCCTATAAAAAAGAAGTGCCTATCTCTTTAGGCGTGCTTGAATTGCATGGCAGTGATGTCCGGGATTATATTGAAAAGCCTACGTACAGCTTTTATGTAAGCATGGGCATTTATGTTATTAACAGGGGCATTGTTGGCAATATTCCCCAGAAGCAATATTTTGATTTTCCAACATTAATCAAGAAGCTTATTTCTTTAAAGGAACCAATCAATGTCTACAAGTTTGGGGGAGAGTGGTACGATATAGGCCGGGAAGAAGACTATAAGCAAGTGTTGGAGAAAATGGCTGGTGAGTGA